The DNA segment GAACCAGGCCGGATCCTCCACCAGCACCACATCGCCGGGCCGCACCATCAGGCGCACGATCAGATCCAGCCCCTGGGTCACGCCAGCCACCATCACCAGGTTGTGCTCCGGGTGCACCGGCACGTCCTGGGCCTGCAGATAGGCCGCAATCTGCTGGCGCAGCGGCCCGTAGCCCTGCGGCAGGCCGTAGCCCGACAGGCTGATGCCGGCCGAACGCCCCACGCTGCGGATGGCGGCGGTCAGCATCTCCGGCTCCAGCCACTGCGGCGGCAGCAGGCCGACGCTGCCCGTGGCCTCGGGCACCGCACCCTGCTGGAACATATTGCGCAGCAGGTAGGGCGTGTCGATGGGCTGGTCCGCCGCCACGCGCATGGCCGCCTCCAGCGGCTGCTGCGGCGCGCCCAGATTGCGCAGCGCACTCACAAAGAAGCCAGCGCCGCGCCGGGAATGCACCAGGCCCAGCGCCGCCAGCCGGTCATAGGCCTGAACCACGGTGTCCCGGCTCACGCCGCTGTCCTGCGCCAGCTGGCGCACCGACGGCAGGCGCATGCCGGCGCGCAGGCCGTGGCTGCGCACCAGGCCCTCCACATGGGTCACCAGCTGCTCCACCAGGGGCACGCCGCTGCCGCGCAAGGGCTGCCAGTGCCAGGCGCCGCCGGCCTGGCGGCGCGCCGGCAGCTCCGCGTCGGCGGGGAGGCTGGAATCGGGTGCAGGCAGAAGTGTCATGGCAAAAGCAGCAGGCCAGTGTGTGAAGTGAACCGGCAAAGTGTACTGCTACTGTACCGCCAGCAGGCCGGACAATGTCCCCAGGCCACTGCCTTACTGCGGACACACCATGGACACCCTGACCCCGACGCTGACCCTGACCACCCTGCTGCCGCTGGCGATGTTCGCCATCGTCAGCTCCATCACCCCCGGCCCCAACAATGTGATGCTGACCGCATCGGGCGCCACCTTCGGCTACCGCCGCACCCTGCCCCACATGCTGGGCATCAGCGCGGGCGGCGCCCTGATGCTGCTGCTGGTGGGCGCCGGCCTGGGCACCGCCTTCAGCACCTGGCCGCTGCTCTACACCCTGCTGCAGATCGCGGGCGGCATCTACCTGCTGTGGCTGGCCTGGAAGATCAGCCAGGCGGGCGGCATCCAGGAAGGCCGGACCCACGGCAAACCCTTCTCGTTCTGGCAGGCTGCCGCCTTCCAGTGGGTCAACCCCAAGGCCTGGATCATGACCGTGGGCATCGTCGCGGCCTACACCCCGCGCGAGAGCTTTGTGGCCAACCTGCTGCTGGCCACCCTGGTGCTGGCGATGGTGAACTTCCCCTGCATCAGCGTCTGGACCCTGTTCGGCAGCGCCGTGGGCCGGGCACTGCGCACGCCGCAGGCGCTGCGCTGGTTCAACCGCAGCATGGCCTTTTTGCTGCTGCTGTCGCTCTACCCCATTGCCCGGGAACTGTTCGCCCACGGCGCCTGAGCGGGAGCGGAACCGGAGGCACCGCCCCCGCACCCCAGTCCCTGGCCTCAGTCCCAGCGCGTGCGCCACACGGCCCAGGCCGTGCCCAGGCCATAGACCACCATGCCGGCGGTGACCACCAGGAACAGCGACTGCGCCGTCACGCCGGCCTGCTGGCTCAGCCACAGGCCCAGCCCGGCCACCACCACCAGCCGCGCCGTGCCCGCCAGCACCGGCCCCCAGATGCGGCCCGAGCCCAGCGCCGCGAAATACAGCGCCAGCCCCATGCCAAAGAAGGCAAAGCCCGGCCCGGCCATGCGCAGGTACAGGTCGGCATGGTGCAGCACCTGGGCGTCGGTGGTGAAGATGCGCGACCACAGCTGCGGCCACAGCACCACCAGGGCGCCAATGCCGGTCAGCGCCACCGCCGCCACCCAGCCCGCCGCCCAGGCCACGCGCCGTGCGCGCTGCACCTGGCCGGCCCCCATGGCCATGCCCACCATGGGCACCGAAGCCACGCCCACGCCAAAGGCAATGGGAATCAGCAAAAACTCCAGCCGCTGGCCGATACCGTAGCCCGCCAGCGCCTGCGGCCCCAGCCGCGCCACCAGGCCGGTCATGATCAACGCGGTCAGCACCGACTGCACCGGCGACAGGCAGGCCAGCGCCCCCACCCGCAGAATGTCCCTGAACATCGGCCAGGACAGCTGCACCCCGCGCCAGGGGATGCGCACCCGGGTCTGGCCCCACTGCAGATAGGCCAGCAGCACCAGCACCCCGCAGGCCATGGCCACGATATTGCCCACGGCCACCCCGGTCATGCCCCAGCGCGGAAACGGCCCCAGGCCCAGGCCCAGCGCACCGCCCACCGCAATCTGCAGCACCGCCACGGCAAACACCACCGAGGACGGCACGCGCATATTGCCGGTGCCACGCACCACCGAAGCCAGCGTGTTGCACAACCACACCAGCATGGCGCCACTGAACAGCACCTGGCCGTAGCCGCTGGCGGTGTGCAGCACCTCGCCCTGCCCGCCCAGCCAGCCAAAGAACACCGGGCCGCACAGCACGAACAGCAGCGCATAGGCCAGGCCCACCCCGGCACCGATGGCAATCGCATGCAGTGCCAGGGTGCCCGCCTTGTTGCGGTCGCCCGCCCCCAGCGCCCGGCTGATGGCCGAGGACACGCCCCCGCCCATGGCGCCGTTGCTCATCATCTGCGTGAGCATGGCGAACGGGAACACCAGGGCCATGGCCGCCAGCGGCACCGTGCCCAGCTGGCCCACGTAATAGGTTTCGGCCACCCCCACCAGCACCGACATCACCAGCGCCAGCACATTCGGCACCGACAGCCGCAGTAAGGTGGGCAGGATGGGGCCGGTGAGCAGCGGCGAGCCGCCCGCCATTGCGGCCGTGGCCGGCTGCACAGCGGGGCCGGCCGCAGCGGTCACGGTCGCAGTCTCGTTCGTTGTCGCTGTCGCGGTCGTTGCCGCCACCGGCATCGCGGCACGGGCCACCGGCGGGTTCATGGTGCCTCCTGCGCGGCGTCAGCAGCGGCCGGCGTACCGACCACGGGCGTTGCCGCCTGCAGCTGCCCCAGCATGTGGTCCACCACCTGCTCCAGCTGGGCAATAGTGTCTTCGCCGCACAGTGCCCGCACCTGCTGCTGGGCCTGGCGCCAGTACTGTGCGCCAAGGCGGTGGGCCTGTTCGCCGGCCTCCGTCACCCGCACGCAGCGGCTGCGGGCGTCGACCCCGGCCACCACCTCGATCAGCCCCTGCGCCTGCAGCGTCTGCAGATTGCGGGTCAGCGTGGTGCGGTCGGTGTTCAGCAGCTCCGCCAGGCGGGACACCGTGAGCGGGCCGTCCTTGGCACGGCGCGCCTGCCCCAGCAGATTGAACTGGGTGCCACGCAGGCCGCTGGGGGCCAGCATGTCGTCGTAGAACTGCGAAATCTTGCGCGACAGGCTGCGCGCCATGAAGCTGGTGCAGCGGGCCGGGCTGGCCGTGGGGGCCGACGATGGTGCCGGCGTGGCAGCGAGGGGGGAAGCGGACGACGGGGGCGGCATGGGGTTCTCCGGCTGCAGCGCCACCGGCCCGGGCCGGTCTATGCGTGCAGCTACACGTATTCAATCAGTGTAGATGCACGTATTGCAGCGCGCTGTCCGGTGCGGGACGCCCCGGGCAGCGGCACAGGAACCGCTGCCGCGCAGAGCGTGCGCGCCGGCCGTGCCCACAGACCCCGGCCTCACACCTCCAGCCACTCCTTGCGCACACGCTCGTTGCGCAGCAGATCGGCCGGCGTGCCGTCGTAGACGATGGCGCCATGGCCCATCACCAGCGCCCGGTCCGAAATCTTCATGGCAATGGTCAGCTTCTGCTCGATCAGCAACACCGACACCCCGCGCTCGCGCAGCCGGCCCAGGTATTCGCCCACCAGCTCCACGATCTTGGGCGCCAGGCCCTCGGTGGGCTCGTCGATGATGATCAGGTCCGGGTCGCCCATCAGCGTGCGGCACAGGGTCAGCATCTGCTGCTCGCCGCCCGACATCACGCCGGCCTCGGTGTGCTGGCGCTCCTTCAGGCGCGGGAACATGGCGTACATGTCGTCAAAGCTCCAGCGGCTGCCTTTGCCCTTGCCTTTCTGGCCCAGCAGCAGGTTCTGGTGCACCGTCAGATTGGGGAACACATCGCGGCTTTCCGGCACATAGCCCAGGCCCAGGTGGGCGATCTCAAAGGTCTTGCGCCCGGTCAGCGCCTGGTCCTTCCAGCGGATGTCGCCCTCCCAGTCCACCAGGCCCATGATGGCCTTGGCCGTGGTGCTGCGGCCCGATCCGTTGCGTCCCAGCAGGGCCACGATCTCGCCCGGCGCCACCTGCAGGCTCACGCCGTGCAGCACATGGCTTTTGCCGTAATAGGCGTGCAGTTGGTCAATCTTCAGCATCCCGCTCCCTCTCAATGCGCGCCGGCCTGGGCATCGGCCACGCTGGAGCCCAGATAGGCTTCCTGCACCCGCGGATCGGCCCGCACCCGCTCGGGCGTGTCGAAGGCAATCACCTCGCCATAGACCACCACGGCGATCTTGTCCGCCAGGCCGAACACCACGCCCATGTCATGCTCCACCGTCAGCAGGGTGCGGCCCTCGGTCACCTCGCGGATCAGCTGGATGAAGCGGCCGGTCTCGCTGTTGCTCATGCCGGCCGTGGGCTCGTCCAGCAGGATCACGCTGGCCCCGCCGGCAATGGTGATGCCAATCTCCAGCGCCCGCTGCTCGGCATAGGTCAGGTTCACGGCCAGCGTGTCGCGCCGGCGCTCCAGCCGGATCTGGGCCAGCAGCTGCTCGGCCCGTGCGTTCACATCGTCCATGCGCGACAGAAAGCGCAGAAAGCTGTAGCGGTAGCCCATGCTCCACAGCACGCTGCAGCGCAGGTTCTCGAACACGCTGAGCTTGGGGAAGATGTTGGTGATCTGGAAGCTGCGCGACAGCCCGGCGCGGTTGATCTCGAACGGCTGCTTGCCGTCGATGCGCTGGCCGTGCAGGTAGATCTCGCCGCTGCTGGGCGCAAAGCGCCCGCTGATCAGGTTGAACAAGGTGCTCTTGCCGGCACCGTTGGGGCCGATCACGGCCACGCGCTCGCCCGGGCGCACCGCCAGGTCGGCGCCGCAGATGATCTCGGCCTTGCCGAAGCTCTTGCGCACCGCGCGCAGCTCCAGTGCGTAGTGGGATGCCTGCTCGCTCATGCGCCCTCTCCCCGCTGGATGCGGTGTTCAATCTCTTCCTGGATCTGCCCCCAGTCCTGCACGAACTGGCGGCGCACCAGCTCGAACAGCGCCAGCCCGGTCAGCAGCACCGCCCCCGCGCCCAGCCAGCTTGAGGCGCTGCGCACATCCAGCGTCATGCCCAGAAAGCGCAGCGTGTCGCCCAGCGCGGCATTGAGTTGCAGGTGGTAGATCATCTCGATCATCGCCGCCGCGCCCAGCAGCGCCGCCAGCGCCGTGCCGCCCAGCGCCAGGTAGGCGGCAACAATGCGCCCCAGCTTGCCGTACTTGGCCAGGCGCAGGTTCATCATGATCAGGCTGGCAATGCCGCCCGGGGCATACATCACCATGAACAGGAAGATCAGGCCCAGGTACAGCATCCAGGCCTTGGTCAGCTCGGACAGCAGCACCATGGCCAGCACCATCAGCACCGCGCCGATGATGGGGCCGAAGAAGAAGGTGGCACCGCCCAGGAAGGTGAACAGCAGGTAGGAGCCCGAGCGCAGCACGCTGACGCTGTCGGCCGCGGTCACGATCTCGAAATTGATCGCCGCCAGCCCGCCGCCCACGCCGGCAAAGAAGCCGGCAATCACAAAGCCCATGTAGCGCACGCGCTGGGTGTTGAAGCCCACAAAGGCCACGCGCTCCGGGTTGTCGCGCACGGCGTTGAGCATGCGGCCCAGCGGCGTGCCGGTGAAGGCGAACATCGCGGCCGTGCAGATAAAGCAGTAGACCGCAATCAGGTAGTACACCTCGATGGCCGGGCCGAAGGTGATGCCCAGCAGCGGCTGGCCGTAGACCCGGTCGGTGGTGATGCCGCCCTCCCCGCCGAAGAAGCCGGGGAACATCAGCGCCATGGCCGCCACCAGCTCGCCCACCCCCAGGGTGATCATGGCAAAGGTGGTGCCGGACTTCTTGGTGGTCACCCAGCCCAGCAGCGCGGCAAAGAACATGCCGGCCAGGCCGCCAACCACCGGAATCAGCACCAGCGGCACCGGCAGGCTGCCGCCGCTGGCCAGGTTCATGGC comes from the Comamonas terrigena NBRC 13299 genome and includes:
- a CDS encoding LysE family translocator codes for the protein MDTLTPTLTLTTLLPLAMFAIVSSITPGPNNVMLTASGATFGYRRTLPHMLGISAGGALMLLLVGAGLGTAFSTWPLLYTLLQIAGGIYLLWLAWKISQAGGIQEGRTHGKPFSFWQAAAFQWVNPKAWIMTVGIVAAYTPRESFVANLLLATLVLAMVNFPCISVWTLFGSAVGRALRTPQALRWFNRSMAFLLLLSLYPIARELFAHGA
- a CDS encoding MATE family efflux transporter: MNPPVARAAMPVAATTATATTNETATVTAAAGPAVQPATAAMAGGSPLLTGPILPTLLRLSVPNVLALVMSVLVGVAETYYVGQLGTVPLAAMALVFPFAMLTQMMSNGAMGGGVSSAISRALGAGDRNKAGTLALHAIAIGAGVGLAYALLFVLCGPVFFGWLGGQGEVLHTASGYGQVLFSGAMLVWLCNTLASVVRGTGNMRVPSSVVFAVAVLQIAVGGALGLGLGPFPRWGMTGVAVGNIVAMACGVLVLLAYLQWGQTRVRIPWRGVQLSWPMFRDILRVGALACLSPVQSVLTALIMTGLVARLGPQALAGYGIGQRLEFLLIPIAFGVGVASVPMVGMAMGAGQVQRARRVAWAAGWVAAVALTGIGALVVLWPQLWSRIFTTDAQVLHHADLYLRMAGPGFAFFGMGLALYFAALGSGRIWGPVLAGTARLVVVAGLGLWLSQQAGVTAQSLFLVVTAGMVVYGLGTAWAVWRTRWD
- a CDS encoding MarR family winged helix-turn-helix transcriptional regulator, translated to MPPPSSASPLAATPAPSSAPTASPARCTSFMARSLSRKISQFYDDMLAPSGLRGTQFNLLGQARRAKDGPLTVSRLAELLNTDRTTLTRNLQTLQAQGLIEVVAGVDARSRCVRVTEAGEQAHRLGAQYWRQAQQQVRALCGEDTIAQLEQVVDHMLGQLQAATPVVGTPAAADAAQEAP
- a CDS encoding ABC transporter ATP-binding protein, encoding MLKIDQLHAYYGKSHVLHGVSLQVAPGEIVALLGRNGSGRSTTAKAIMGLVDWEGDIRWKDQALTGRKTFEIAHLGLGYVPESRDVFPNLTVHQNLLLGQKGKGKGSRWSFDDMYAMFPRLKERQHTEAGVMSGGEQQMLTLCRTLMGDPDLIIIDEPTEGLAPKIVELVGEYLGRLRERGVSVLLIEQKLTIAMKISDRALVMGHGAIVYDGTPADLLRNERVRKEWLEV
- a CDS encoding ABC transporter ATP-binding protein; this encodes MSEQASHYALELRAVRKSFGKAEIICGADLAVRPGERVAVIGPNGAGKSTLFNLISGRFAPSSGEIYLHGQRIDGKQPFEINRAGLSRSFQITNIFPKLSVFENLRCSVLWSMGYRYSFLRFLSRMDDVNARAEQLLAQIRLERRRDTLAVNLTYAEQRALEIGITIAGGASVILLDEPTAGMSNSETGRFIQLIREVTEGRTLLTVEHDMGVVFGLADKIAVVVYGEVIAFDTPERVRADPRVQEAYLGSSVADAQAGAH
- a CDS encoding branched-chain amino acid ABC transporter permease, giving the protein MVVWTVFALLLIVAPHVFTSSLALTMLSQMGYAIIICLSYNILLGQGGMLSFGHAVYTGLGSFIAIHAMNLASGGSLPVPLVLIPVVGGLAGMFFAALLGWVTTKKSGTTFAMITLGVGELVAAMALMFPGFFGGEGGITTDRVYGQPLLGITFGPAIEVYYLIAVYCFICTAAMFAFTGTPLGRMLNAVRDNPERVAFVGFNTQRVRYMGFVIAGFFAGVGGGLAAINFEIVTAADSVSVLRSGSYLLFTFLGGATFFFGPIIGAVLMVLAMVLLSELTKAWMLYLGLIFLFMVMYAPGGIASLIMMNLRLAKYGKLGRIVAAYLALGGTALAALLGAAAMIEMIYHLQLNAALGDTLRFLGMTLDVRSASSWLGAGAVLLTGLALFELVRRQFVQDWGQIQEEIEHRIQRGEGA